The DNA sequence GGTGATCGGCCCGGATCCGCGGGCACCAGGTCTGTGGCACGCGTGCGGTCACGAAGGCGCCGGGGTATGCCTGGCCGCTGCGACCGGTCACGTGATCGCGGCGACACTGACCGGCCGACGCGCCGGCGTCGACCTCTCCCCCTTCCGCCCGGAGCGATTCGGATGACGGGCCCGCAGACATTCACCTTCGACGGCCGGGAGATCCCGTTCGACGCCGGCCAGAGCGTGGGCGCCGCCCTGGTGCTGGCCGGGGTACGGTCATGGCGGACGACGCGCGGCAGCGGGCGGCCACGCGGCATCTTCTGCGGCATCGGGGTGTGCTTCGACTGCCTGATCACGATCGACGGGCGGGCGAATCTGCGTGCTTGTACCGTCCCTGCCCGCAGTGGCCTGGACGTGCGCAGTCAGGAAGGAGACGGACGTGCCGACCTCCACACCTGAAACTCGTTGCGACGTTCTGGTGGTAGGTGCCGGACCCGCCGGTCTCGCGGCCGCGGCGGCAGCCGCCGGCGCCGGACGCGCCGTGGCGGTGGTGGACTCAGGTCAGACGCCTGGCGGCCAATACTGGCGGTACT is a window from the Phytoactinopolyspora mesophila genome containing:
- a CDS encoding (2Fe-2S)-binding protein, with the protein product MTGPQTFTFDGREIPFDAGQSVGAALVLAGVRSWRTTRGSGRPRGIFCGIGVCFDCLITIDGRANLRACTVPARSGLDVRSQEGDGRADLHT